The region GTGACAAATATTCGCCGCTACAGCATGTCCGAGATTCCAATCTTGCATGATGGATAGATTCCATCATGATGTTTATTTACTCTGGTAAGTGATTTGGATCTTTTAAAACCAAAGGAAGAACGAGCTTGAATAGCCATTTTGGCAACTTGATATCACctcttcttcaatttctttcgCAGAAAGCAAGAAAGTGTAATATCGTAACTCTCTTCAGGATCAGCATTCTCCCCTTGGACAAGATCTTGTCTACCAGGCCCACTGTCATTATCTATGATAGTTGGCATATCCTCCAATTGACTAGACTGCAGCTTGCGAGGCAACAAATTATCAGGATCTTCAACATGACAGCATGTCCGAGGTTCCACACCTTGTGTGAATAGGATTTGATTTCCATCACAAAGTTTATCTACTTCATTGGGAACCAAATCAGCACCCATTTTCAGACTAGATGGAGAGCAAGCCTGATTAGCATTTTCAGCAAATTCGAGCCTTCTCTTCTTTGATTTATTGCTAAGAAAGCAAGCAAGCGTAATATCATTTCCATCTCCAGTTCCTAAAATCTGCTTAGAAGAAATGTTCCCACATGTTGAGATTTCAAGGCCATCTTGTTGGCAAGGAACAGATACATTGTGGCCTTCCCCCGATggtttttttcctcttttccttcttttttgcaTCTTTAAAACTCTATTTTCCTTATCCAGAAAGCCGCTTCCAACATCTTCACCATCAGTTTTCCTGAGCTTCAAACTTTCAGGATGCGGTGAGAAACTGTGGCTATCCTCGGCTAACTCTatacattttttccttttcgaCTGTAGTTTAGCTCTCTTCTCCCCTGTACAAACATGTCCATTTGGTGAATCAACCACTTCACCATTGGTTATACATAACAATGTCGAATCCAGACAAGACATATGATCAACAGGATGTTCAGTATCATTAGTAATTCCTGACAACATTAACTTTCCAGAAGACCATGTTGAATTCTGGTTTCTCCCCATATATGAAGCATTATCAATAGCAGCCTCTATACAATCACCATTAGTTGTCCCTGATTCAAAACTTTCTGGGGGCAACAGAAGACTCGGGTTGTTCGCAACTGGTTCGGTACATTTCTTTCTCCTTGAATGTGGTTTAggatactttttcttctttatagTACCAGAAGAAGCTTGAGATTGTTGTTCACACTCCTTCGATCTGATCTTCCTTGGAACATTGCTGCATCCAATAAGAGAAAATGTCAAGAATGAGTAAAGCAAAGTCAGCTATAGATAGCAAAAAGGACACTAAATAAAAAGCTGgagaaacttcacaaaacccCAATAAATTTCCACGCAATTTGAACCAACCCCCTCAAAGTacaaaaattctcaattaaGGTTATCGAACTCctatttttttgcaatttcccCCTTAGTTAGGATTTggcgttaaatcctaacgaaggCCTtacaaattaccaaaataccctaaattttttgttttgtttttgttttttgtttatatatatatatcaagggCTGACCCACGTTGGGCCAGAATGAGACCTAGCCGTGGGTCACccctttttttgaatttcttttaataaaaaaagtaataaaattttcaGGAGTATAAAGGTCATTTCACCCCTTTTGGCGTCTGATTTAACGCCCTAAAGGAGGAGGTcattgtaaaaaattgaaagttcgaaagcctaaattgagagttttggaACTTTGTGGGGGTCATTTTAAAATGCGTGGAAGTTCAGGGAAggttttgtgaagtttctcCTAAAGATATTAGAAATCCACCaacaaaatacaaagaaaagaaaactcttaGAAAGCTTATGACAATTGTAAATGAAGAAACAGGAAAAATAGTCAACTTACCAAGAAGCTGCATTCGACTCTTTCTTGGATGCTGCCCTTTCTCTGTGCATAGTGGGCGCATCAAGACAAAATCAATAGTGTATGcagtaaaaaagaaagaaaagaaataaagaaaagaaaaaacaaaaaacaagagaaGTGTTTGAACAATATACCTTAATCCTCCCTTCCTTTTACTGCAAGGATTTACATTTTCTGTTTCGGATACTGAACTAATAAGTGGTAATGGAAGAAAGTCACTCTGACAAAGGGAAGGACGTTCTGACTCCCGATCTACAAAGTTGGATATAAGAGCAGCTTTCTGTATTCTTCTGGCCTCTTGAAGCAAGGGCACTTCATGTGGAAGCAACTTCTTCCATCTCCTAGTTATACAGAGAGATGTGATTGAAGAAGGTTCAAACTATGTAGGCAATAAGAGTAGTTGTAATTTGTAAAACATTTAACATAATGAGACTGGTTTGACCATacataaaaattcaaaagcTTCATACCTTCGGCACTGATTATCTGTACGTGGAGGCACACAAGCAGCAACTTTAGCCCAGCAATGACCATGTTCCGCTATAGCTGCTTTCAACCTGGAATCCTCTTCTTCAGTCCACTCATCCCAATTCAACGAAGGATCTAAACTATTGACCCACCTGTTACCAGAATCAGAAGAAttaacaattttatcaaatcaaTAGCATCTACGTCGAATTAACAATATTCCAGGGTACCTTTCTCTACATTGCGCTTGAGTTCGACCAGGCACGAATTGAGCTATCTTATTCCAATTTTTCGGCCCAAAAAGCATCACAGCTACTTTGAGGCGTTTGTCTTCATCTGCAACCCACTTCCCCACTCTTTCCCTGGTTGGGTGAAGTGATTTTTTCCACCTGCAAATCAAAAAAAGGTCATGATGGAATTGATTCATTCACACTGAGCAGCCGAAAACCAAGAACTAAGTGGTTACTAGAAGGAAAGCAGATAAATGTGCCAAAAGGCCAATTTGGTAATAAAAGAATTGGTTGATTCAACTCAAGGGAGGCAGTTGAGGGCCTTCAAAGGCCACATAGGGAAATATCATAAAGGTTAACAAAGGCCCAAGTTTTGAGTTTAAGCAAGGAATGAAAGAGGTATATGTTTTTAGAACTTGCAATGGCATATGGCAGCAAAATGCTTTTATTACAATATGACattgtaataaaaaaactgATTGATTCAACTCAAGGAAGACAATTTTGAGGAGGGCCTTGAAAGGCCACATAGGGAAAGATCGTAAAGGTTAACAAAGACACAAGTTATGAGGagttaaacaagtaatgaacgAGTATATGTTTTTGGAACTTGCAATGGCATATGAAATTCTAACAGCAGCAAACTGCTTTACGAAAAGGAATCAGATACTACTCTGTAATCTTGAAATCAAGTCAAATTTTGGCAGTTTGACTCCAAGGGAAGAGAGAGCCATAAGTTTACTTCCCCAATCAAATAAAATACACTGCACTATTTCATTTGTGTAATACATACGTGAGACGagggaaaataaaatatatttcccACAATCAGGTTACTAACCTTGAATGGGAAGTAGAAAGCACCATTTTAGTATAGACtccagaaaaagaaataaactacaaaagaTGAATTGACTTATTGTATTACACAAGTTGAAAAGAGGATATCCCCTAACAACATGACATCTAATGATGAAAGAGTGCCGCATGAATAGAGTTCGACCAGTCCTCAAAAGATTTACAGGAAACGACAACTGCAAAAATTGTGGTGGAATAATAGGGCTCAAAGAACTGCAAGCAAAACCAACTTTGGGAAGCACAAAAGAAACCACTTTAGGTTGTTGACAGGTCATTAAAAGACAAGGAAAGGACATGCACCCCAATTCTCATTAAAAGATTAAAGGAGGACAAGAATGGCATGAAGCTTTTCACACATTTTAGGTTCTCAATCCTCCAGTGCACAtgggtgtttttctttttggttgatATTTAAGTGCTTTAGCTTCTCTGTGGTCCTTAATGTACACATGTTACATTCCATGTCAAAAGATGTAGATAATCATTAAAATCGAATAGGATAATCTTACCATCAGACAGATGATGACACccataaaaaaatctatatgACAGAACATAATATTGAATCAAGTCGGAAAGtactagttaaaaaaaaaaaaacactatttcAAGATAATCAACACACATTCAATAGTAACCAGTAGTTCTCCTCAAATGGATGTTGTCACCAACTATGATAGTAGTTTTTCTAATTCCTTGTTCTTGccctataaataaaataaagagaaatgctaggtttACACCCACTCCCCACACCCATTTACCTACACCCTGACAAGGCATTATcacatcagttttttttttttcctttttctttgaaaataaagATCAGTGTTGGGGTCATTTTCCCCAacgctctttctctctctccttgaAACTAGTTGGCCGGCCGTTCCTCTCTCCCACCGGCGTCTATCTCTCTCTACTACaggccatctctctctctctctctactacaggccccctctctctctctctctctctctctctctctctctctctctctctctctctctcttgtgtgtGCGCACCCAGCTATTCACAACCCTATCCAATCGCTTCTCCTCCCTCCAAGACTCCCTCTCTCAGAAATCCCAGTCCCTAGAGTCCAAAATCTAAGCACTGGAATCCAATTCCCAGAAAACCCTCGAATCCCTCTCCAATCACAAGAATTCAATTCCTGAGTGCGAGTTGGCTGTCGTGGCACACATCAAGGAGCATAAAGAGGCCGCGCTGTCGGAAGGAATTCGAGAATCTCATTTCTGTGACAGTCGAGATGTCCGAAACCTTGAAATCCCTGTCCTAGAAAATGGACTCCTCAGGGCTGTTGAGGTTCATTGTTGATGTAGAGGAGATGTAAAACAAGTGtagaaataacatatttcaATGGTGATAATGCCATGCCATTGATGCCACAACAGGGTGTAAGTAAATGGGTGTGGGCGTAagcctagcatttctctaaaataaaatatcattcGTATTCACACCCCTTGTATCCTTGATTGTGAAATATCAATTGCTTGTTGAACCCCGTGAATTAAGGCCCTTCCCCTTTTGGCTGGTTGTGGGCAAGGAGGGATCTAAAGGTGTGTTTGCCATTGGTTACTTGATAACAGTCAAGTATATGAAGTCAAAGAAACAAACCCCTTCCCTTTTTTCCTAAAGGGAATAATTGTGAGCCGGATCTCATAGATACATTGGCTCTGGTTTGTTTAGAAAATATGATCAGAAGGGTAATGAATCTGTTAAGGATGAGATCAGTAAATGggaattgattaaaaaaaaaaaacaattgtttttaattaaatggggcTAGAATCCCACTGCTATTTCTTCGATAGGAGAAGTAcagaataaaaagaaagcttTTCCAAGAAAGCTGACTAACCTGTTAGAGCATTGGTTACCAGTCCGTCTTTCCAAAGCAGAAGCTACAGACTGCCAATCGTTCTCACCAAAAACCTCTACAGCCGCGCGAAGTTGAGCATCCTCATCCTTAGTCCACTCAGTTTTTAGCATAGAAGCATTTAAACTCCTCTGATAACGTGCCAAGCACTGAAATGGGGTCCTGTTTGTCCCCAGTGATACAGCAATATCAAACCAGTTATTGATTCCTTTCTCTTGGACAAGTAACAAAAGATTCTTGTCCTCTTTAGCCATCCAAGGATTGTGGTTGATTAAGGGATCTTCACAGTTCAACCACCTGCAGAGATTAACCAAATATGTTTagctaaaagaaaacaaaaaaaggcaaTCCATGTCTACATGGTGGTAGTCGTTCCAACGGCATAAGAAATGAGCGCCACAGACGTCTGTGATGACAATAATCACAGACGCATTTAGCACCACTGTACGAGTAAAGTACACACATCATGTATGGATCCCACCTATACAACCTATGACGACCCCGCACCGTTTTCAAAGCCAACAATGCTATATGTGTCTGTGATGATGATTGTCATAGATGTCTGCAAAGCTCGCTTCATTGGATACATATTCTtcacagaaaatcaataaacatgaaaacaataaTCAAGAACTGATTGATACCAGAAAAATCTAACTGTTAAGAGCACAACATAGACactttaaatataatatagtCTGCTTGTTAAGAAAGTACATACCTTGCTTGACATTCAGCACCAGAGCGACCAACAAAATACATGGAAGCCAATTGCTCCCAATTAACCTTGGGTAGAAACTCCCCAATCATTTCTGGGGGAACTTCAAGATCTTTAGTTGATGCGAGGATCTTATCCAAATCATTTGAATCTTCAGAAGAATTCTCTGAACCACTATCGAAAAGACATTTGTCAGGGAAAGTATGCCTAATAAACAACGTTATCcaagaaagagagacaaataCTGAGGTTATCTGTAGCAATGTCTTGAAAAAATGAGTGAGAAAGGAGGTTCAATAACACAGTCTTAGTGGCCTCatactattattattacaaCTTTCATTCCTTTATGAGCACCTTATACAAGTGTACAGAATCTATGCATGACATCATTTTATAGTGAGGTAACTTATTCAATTCTTTATTGACTCAACTATACATGGGTAATAATTTAGTAAAGTGTGAGGCCTGACAAACATAGGTTTTACAGTCTCATTCTGTTCTAAAGCCATATGATACATTGCTTTTTTCTCAAACTTATGCTTCTGGCAACACCTAGTAAAAAATTagataacctttttttttttctttctcaaaggGACCATTCtgattctttctctatttcccATTAATTTCATACATTTTATAAAGTAACTGAAGTATAAATTGCCTTCCAATTATAATTTAAGATTAGACATTAacctttaaaatataataaaaactaaaaaggacATTGGCCATGTTCTGCTAGTGACATATTCTTTATCAAATATCCAATACCACATactttggggaaaaaaaatggagtttcACATGGTAAAGTTCAAAATCTGCTGCAAGTGGCTAAAACTTGAATGATCAAACCAAAGCATTCCAAAGATCTCTTGGGATATGCTGTCTTAAACGCTAGTTGCTAATTCAGAAAACTAAAATGCATGCCACACGGTCGTAAACACACAACACTTACAAGTTCATATTAAAGGGGTTAACTCCTACCATGAAACATAaacaaaagataagaaaaattaaaagatcaggGAAAAATATGTGGAGCTTTTTCTGTAAATGTTGAAAGTAGTTTTTATCCTTTATAAGTGAGAATAAAATTGTTATGAGCATTGTGATCATAGCCCCTCAGACAAACTGATGTACAAAGTGCATATATAAGTTGTAAGAATGAGACCCAAGGCCTGATGAGGTGCACCTTAAGATTGCTGTACATTTCAAGGCACGATTTCTTGAAATTTGAAGCACCATTGCTTGAAATTGTTGCATTATTCCCTTTTCAAGATTTTCCGTTTCTACCTTTGACCATTTCTTCCTTTCTAAGGAAAGCGGAAAGTTAGTAATTGACATTCTATAATTAGCAACACGAGAGTTCTCTGCTGGACCATAACACATGGGAGAAAGCCTTTTATCATTAGCctgtagaaaaaagaaaagagacatcAACATAAGCATAATGAAGGCACTGAATGTCatggataaaaataataattacattataAAAAAACCAAGCCGAAAGCTTCTGCAATTCTCTAAGAAACCTTGTAAATAATTGATCATAGCCAAACCAACTGGTCTGTGCTCGGCCTTTGAATCGCACAGACACCGCCGACGGTCAATCAGGTGTCGGGAGGCTGGTTggttcaagaaaaagaaagaaaataatgtgttctttttgtatttgttttcaCCAATCTGGTCATTGAAGGCTATGAGGGATGTCGATATGGTTGTTGGGGGCTGTGAGGGATGCCGTTCTGGTCATTGAGGGCCATGAGAGGTGCTGATCTGATGGTTAGGCAATCCAAATGTTAGGAGCTTGAGGCTGTGAAggaagagagatgagagaggcaGAGATGCAAGATAGGCATGAAGATAGACCAGAGGAATGAGGGGCCAAGGAGACCCTAAAAAAATGTGTGTAGACTCGTTACCCCCACCCCCAGCTCTTCTTCCAATTTTCTGAGCCTTAAGAACTACTCCTAAATGATAATACTATTCCCAGTTGAATAAATTGCTGAAAAATAGTGCTGCAGCTAGTACATTTCTTTCCATgaatttcttctttattttttgttttccttctcttgtcatatattttcttcttgctctcatAATGCTCTTGAAGGACACCCTGCCCTTTCTTCTGTCTAGCTCCTTAAAAGTTTCACTTTCTATTTTCATTCCTCAATCAATAGCAGATGACAATATGGACCTCCGGAATCACAAAGTTCGAAGTTATTCTTGGAAGACTGCAACAAGTTTCTAGTCTATCTATTTTAGTGTTCAGATCttctttgataagtaatcgagatatcattaaaagcgtaaggcgcttcCATGTACACAAGAAGTAAACAAGAGAAGTCATCTAGCTagtaggggaaaaaaaaaacaagaaatcatgataactaatcaccaaatgAGAAACATAAGCAGATTATGGTTTTAGTGTTCGgacctcaaagcacatatacaCATGGATGGGGGGCGGGGAGGATTGGATGTTTTCTATTCATAGAGAGATTAAGCCTTTGTAACATCACACGTACATGTGaacaagttctttttaaaaaacaaaaaaacaaaataagcataGACTTGGGGCTATGAAGAGGCACTGAAGTGCTTGAaggagaaacaaagaaaagctTTATCTTTGAATCATCTGGGTTTTCCGAAACACTATAGACAAGTAGAAGATGGCAGCACCTGGACCAAGAACGGGTTCAGTTGTTGAGTTTACTTCTTTGTTTTTAGTTGTCTGTTTATGAAGTGCAATCTAGTTTCATATCACCAGGTACTAACTCTTTACTGTACACATAGATCAGATGCTCAAATAATTGATGTCTTagcatgcttttttttttttttttgggggggggggggggatactTATTACAAAAAGTTACAAGCTAATTCAGATATACTTAAGCTGCAACTACCAAAAATCATTTAGAAGTGGTCTCaggaaaaggaaatgaataaAACATTTTAGAAAGCTAAACGGATTGATATTTATCAACTAACCTTTGAATCCTTAGAAGCCAACGTTTCTTTTGCTGAAATTAACTGGACACGAGGATCCTTTTTCTGGGATAATGCTCGCCCAGTTATTTTTCTGCAAGAAGTCCGGAAGTCTTTTAGGATTTTAGCATGCTCCTTCAGCTTTTTGTTTTCCTCAATTCTCGCTTCTAACTGAATCAACTTGCTTCGGAAGAACTTCTGACTGGACCTATTCTTCTTAATGGCATCAAGTAGCAAAAGTGCAGACTTTGGGAAGCAAGACTTCTTACGTGGCAACATAGATGACTTACAAGAATCTGACTGATGGCTCTCAAAGAAACCAGAAGGCTGAATCCCCCCATTGTCACCCAATGAACGGGTGTTACAAAAATCTTCAGCATCTGTAAACCCTTCACAAGAATTGGCTCTATTTACAAACAAAGTACTGCTAGTTTCCTTCTCCAAGGATAGACGAGAGGCATGAACCTGCTCAGGTTTCTTTAACGAACCCCCAATTGCATGTTTCAATGTATCTGCAAATGTAACCATACACCAGTTCTTTGAGGGTGCTCAAAAAGACATATAGAAAGACTCAAACATTTAATCAGTGCAGAACAAACCAcacaacaataaaacaaaacagatatgcataaaataaaaaaacaaaaaaaaaaaacatgtcatGTTTGCACGTACATGAATCAGTTAAAAACAATACTGCAAAACCATTCCTACaaatgaacaagaaaaaagagCTTATGCTTAGCCAACTCTCAAAAAAGGACAGGCTAAGACTTCACCTCTATAAATTTATCCATTCCATAACTACAAAATAAGGAATTATCACATCTATGACGAAACTTTGCATAAATTCTGCACAAATGCTTAAATTAAACATGACCAGCAAGGCGTATCGATTCCATCAACAATGTTGTTATTACACAACTCCAAGTTGCGTAAATTATAGCACTGTCATGCTCTAGACATTTTTTATGCGGAAAACACCTGAATTTGTGAATACGAAAGCAGCAATGAGAAGTGGACAATGACGCATAGTAAAAAAGGCAACGAGCATGCCAGCTTGTGTTGGTTGTATAAATTTCAGAAGCCCAAAACCACAATCCAACATCAACTACGCTATGCAATTCAGGTCCAGCACTCAGTTTATTCAAAATTCTCCACCACAAAATGCACACACAAACATACAGGTATAGCACTTACCGGTAGCGGGTGCCGAAAACCGTCGCTGAATTGCGAGGAGCGTTTCGAAATCGTCGTCCTCGTCCGAGGCAGCGGGCGGGAGAGAAGACAGAGGCTCCAAGGACATGGTCTCGCATAGAGCGGACGAGGTCGAGAACCGGTTCTGAATATTTCGGACCAATTCGAGGTCGTCATCGGAGTCGGAATCGGCGGCTACGGCGGAGTAGTATCCGTTGGCGGCGGAGGTGGAGGGATTGTCGAGGTCGTTAGGGTTTCTTCCGGTGAGCATGCAGGCTCGCCTCAGGGCTTCCATGTCCTCGTCCAAATCGTTGTCGTCTTCGCTCCCGGAGAGGtcatctttttcttgttcttcttcttcttctttgtgttcGGTGCGATGAGACATTGCGTGAGGTATCTGTGGAGAGGGTCGTTAGGGTTTAGAGGGAGGTTCTCACGTCTCACCGGCGGGTTGACGAGAACAGAGGGCTTAGAAGAGCGGCTTGGAGCCCCCGTAATTGCGTTGGAAAAAGAGTTTTTGAAGAAATTGTAGATAAAAATAGAGGTAATTATACCACTGGACTATATGATTggctaaattacaaattatttattttggtattaaaatGAAGGGAAAATTACATCGTTGGTCCTTGTGAtattccataattatttttgactccctatggtttaaaaagttactGGGAGGTCatcgtggtatgcaataattacaaatcgatccctggtgtcaaattctgttaaattttttaacagattccgtcaaatgccacgtcagcgacacgtgtcgccatcttacgGCAatacgtgtccatcttaataaaaaaatataaatttattaaaaaataaataaaaataattatttttttaaaaaaaaaataataattcaaaaaaaaaaaaaaaactaaacgggtggcttggccacccctttgggggtggcctggccgcccccagccactggaggtggccgcacggccacccccaagccacagggCCACCCCAGgcaactgggggtggcgcgcggccacccccagtggcctggggtggccatcgggccaccccctgtggcttgggggtggccgcgcgccaccccctgcggcctctgggggtggcccgatggccaccccttcacccccaaaggggtggccaagccacctgttcagtttattttttttttgaattttttttttatttttatttttttaaaaataagtatttttatttattttttaataaatttatttttttttattaagatggacacgtgtcgccataagatggcgacacgtatcGCTGACGCGGCATTtcacggaatctgttaaaaaatttaacagaatttgtcgccagggatcgatttgtaattattgcataccacgaaGACCTCCcaataactttttaaaccatatggagtaaaaaataattatggcatacctcagggaccaacggtgcaatttttcctaaaatgaaTTTAAAGGTCCTTgtagttggcttaatttacaaatagttcattggagtcaaattctattaaaatttttgacaaatttcattaaatgtcACGTCAACGTCACATCAACACTAATAAGATAACAATACTTGTCTGTgttaataaaaaactataaatctattaaaaatataaaataataaaacttattctttcaaaaaaaaaaaatagcaaaggCGTGACTGCCAACTGGCAACCTCTTgcaggccacccccattggctgggggtAGCCGGCAGCCTccctttgcttttttatttttttatttttttttattaaaaaaaaataagttaagaGGTGGGTGATTTGCGGCCACCTCCATTGGCTGGGGTAACCGGCAGCCACCGTtcgctaatttttttttaattttctttttaaaaaataagttttattattttatatttttaatagatttatatttttttattaagatcgaCATGTGTCGCTATTTTATTGGCACTAACGtagcatttaacagaatttgtcaaaatttttaacggaatttgattaTAGGGAgttatttgtaaattaagccaaccatatGGACCTTTGACTTCATTTTAATACCAGAATGAGAGATTTGTTATTTAAGCCAACTACAGGGACCAACGATGCAATTAtgcaagaaaaaatataaaaaagtctgCTCAATTAACCGTCATTTTAAaatagcttatatatataacgaaatatctgagtattttattgatcaaagatcatgaATATAAATATCTTACATAACAAAGCATAAaactctgcaaaatcatagccatatgctatgaggttacacaGTTatagatataaacaaaattcttacaataaagtgttatttatAACTTTCATATTCCgttaacccatgtacaaaaatagttaaagagcaaatTTGCTCCAAatagactagatctaagacaatgaTAGCCAAATatcatagaaaaatttatttaaaccgatCGTAAGAGATAATCCTTCACACCTAACTATCTaagccgtgagagataacccatcACACTTGACTATCCTTCATACCATAGATCGTCCATGAGAAcaaatctatgaaaaaaaaaaaaactcttatttaaaCCAAAAACACGGAGGAGATCAACGGCATAACACGGAGATAGATGAACGGATGCATAGCGGAGAGACCAAAATTACTGATTTGGTTAGATAACacctataaataaaagaaaaaactagaatGGGAGGGGGAGGGTAGGAGCAGGGAGTAAAAAGGGAAAGGGATATGAGGAGGAAGCAGTTCTACTCACTCCTCTCAAATCTGTTTTCTGAGAGTTTTTTCTTTAGGGCCAAGTGAGAGAGAATAAGTGTtacttcacttttttttttttctaagtagAGCTTTATGAATTTCTAAGTATGttaaagtgacccatcaaattACTAAAGTGTGCTAAAAAGTTACTTTTTCAATGATACCCTTgttctcttaaaaaataaaataaaaaactacttttttttaaaaaataaatctaaaaagttaaagaaattaataaataaaaacagaagaagTTAATGTAATTTTCCGTTTTGTTAATACAACAGAGTATCACATGAATcaatattgtaatttttattttttttttaattttttactaaaagtaacatatgttatcattttattggtgctgacatTAACAGAAtatgtcaagtgttttgactataaagactaaatttttattttggcttAC is a window of Alnus glutinosa chromosome 4, dhAlnGlut1.1, whole genome shotgun sequence DNA encoding:
- the LOC133866416 gene encoding uncharacterized protein LOC133866416 is translated as MSHRTEHKEEEEEQEKDDLSGSEDDNDLDEDMEALRRACMLTGRNPNDLDNPSTSAANGYYSAVAADSDSDDDLELVRNIQNRFSTSSALCETMSLEPLSSLPPAASDEDDDFETLLAIQRRFSAPATDTLKHAIGGSLKKPEQVHASRLSLEKETSSTLFVNRANSCEGFTDAEDFCNTRSLGDNGGIQPSGFFESHQSDSCKSSMLPRKKSCFPKSALLLLDAIKKNRSSQKFFRSKLIQLEARIEENKKLKEHAKILKDFRTSCRKITGRALSQKKDPRVQLISAKETLASKDSKANDKRLSPMCYGPAENSRVANYRMSITNFPLSLERKKWSKVETENLEKGIMQQFQAMVLQISRNRALKCTAILSGSENSSEDSNDLDKILASTKDLEVPPEMIGEFLPKVNWEQLASMYFVGRSGAECQARWLNCEDPLINHNPWMAKEDKNLLLLVQEKGINNWFDIAVSLGTNRTPFQCLARYQRSLNASMLKTEWTKDEDAQLRAAVEVFGENDWQSVASALERRTGNQCSNRWKKSLHPTRERVGKWVADEDKRLKVAVMLFGPKNWNKIAQFVPGRTQAQCRERWVNSLDPSLNWDEWTEEEDSRLKAAIAEHGHCWAKVAACVPPRTDNQCRRRWKKLLPHEVPLLQEARRIQKAALISNFVDRESERPSLCQSDFLPLPLISSVSETENVNPCSKRKGGLRERAASKKESNAASCNVPRKIRSKECEQQSQASSGTIKKKKYPKPHSRRKKCTEPVANNPSLLLPPESFESGTTNGDCIEAAIDNASYMGRNQNSTWSSGKLMLSGITNDTEHPVDHMSCLDSTLLCITNGEVVDSPNGHVCTGEKRAKLQSKRKKCIELAEDSHSFSPHPESLKLRKTDGEDVGSGFLDKENRVLKMQKRRKRGKKPSGEGHNVSVPCQQDGLEISTCGNISSKQILGTGDGNDITLACFLSNKSKKRRLEFAENANQACSPSSLKMGADLVPNEVDKLCDGNQILFTQGVEPRTCCHVEDPDNLLPRKLQSSQLEDMPTIIDNDSGPGRQDLVQGENADPEESYDITLSCFLRKKLKKR